Proteins from a genomic interval of Paenibacillus lentus:
- a CDS encoding GNAT family N-acetyltransferase — MLIDVKSQVGNEEIRELLEYAVHGDDEELARTVQHYATETDCKLYAYQEEGQYIGIIGYRNVDGKSMELQHLAVHPEDRGMGYGRGILLDALVQENPDLLIVETDEESADFFRSIGFQVTGFTKFPGGPEYFRCVYETDEREEE; from the coding sequence ATGCTTATAGATGTTAAATCGCAAGTGGGGAACGAAGAAATTCGGGAGCTGCTTGAATATGCGGTGCATGGCGATGATGAGGAACTTGCCCGGACGGTGCAGCATTACGCAACGGAGACTGATTGCAAGCTATATGCCTATCAGGAAGAAGGACAGTATATCGGAATTATCGGTTACCGCAATGTAGATGGAAAATCGATGGAGCTGCAGCACCTTGCTGTTCATCCAGAGGATCGCGGGATGGGCTATGGAAGAGGAATCCTTCTTGATGCCTTAGTGCAGGAGAATCCGGATCTCTTAATAGTGGAAACGGATGAGGAGAGTGCTGATTTTTTCCGCAGCATTGGTTTTCAGGTAACTGGGTTTACGAAATTTCCAGGCGGGCCGGAGTATTTTCGCTGCGTCTATGAGACGGATGAACGCGAAGAGGAATAA
- the rpiA gene encoding ribose-5-phosphate isomerase RpiA, producing MNAKQAAGYRAAELVKEGMTVGLGTGSTAYYAIEKIGEMVASGLRIRAIATSKASEELAAKYNIPLVPAAEVDRLDIAIDGADEVDPDLSLIKGGGGALLREKLVAVQSDRFVVIADSNKKVAHLGQFKLPIEIVPFCYEWTLRLLETRYNVPIEMRMNGNELYVTDNGNYIADASFGKIDIPKGLSDELKATTGVVEHGLFVGIAHTVIVGYEDGRTEVIAK from the coding sequence ATGAATGCAAAGCAAGCGGCGGGCTACCGTGCAGCGGAATTGGTAAAGGAAGGAATGACGGTCGGCCTCGGAACAGGGTCAACAGCTTATTACGCTATCGAGAAAATCGGTGAAATGGTAGCTTCTGGACTTCGCATTCGGGCAATTGCGACATCGAAGGCTTCGGAAGAGCTTGCTGCAAAATATAATATTCCACTTGTCCCTGCGGCCGAGGTGGATCGGCTTGATATTGCGATTGACGGTGCGGATGAAGTGGATCCGGATCTCTCTTTAATTAAGGGTGGTGGCGGCGCTTTACTTCGAGAGAAGCTGGTTGCAGTGCAAAGCGATCGCTTCGTCGTCATTGCCGACAGCAACAAGAAAGTGGCTCATTTAGGACAATTCAAGCTGCCGATCGAAATCGTGCCATTTTGCTATGAATGGACCTTGCGGCTACTCGAGACGCGCTACAACGTACCCATAGAAATGCGCATGAACGGCAATGAGCTGTATGTCACTGATAATGGCAACTATATTGCCGATGCTTCATTTGGAAAAATTGATATTCCGAAAGGGCTAAGCGACGAACTTAAGGCGACGACCGGTGTAGTTGAACATGGTTTGTTTGTAGGTATCGCTCACACGGTCATTGTCGGTTACGAGGATGGACGTACGGAAGTTATTGCGAAGTAG
- a CDS encoding thioredoxin domain-containing protein — protein sequence MKKHNQKLGLVTLAVTALLALGVVACSMPGKTAEAEFPDFDQVTVQLDLEGFNEAEQPYIGNKDAPITIVEFSDYKCPACKRWNEEVLPELKREYLDTGKAVFYYVDYPFLAPDSNLAALAGETLYQQNQEYFWTYHHKMSEFQGKKDDTWATKAFILDLVRTHIPEADIEKFERELDNQTYSANVKKDLMIVEHYQVRGTPTVFVNGIEVEDASFAGIQAAIEGIENP from the coding sequence GTGAAAAAGCATAATCAGAAGCTCGGCCTTGTAACGTTGGCAGTGACTGCATTGCTTGCGCTAGGAGTTGTAGCTTGCAGCATGCCTGGCAAAACAGCGGAAGCGGAATTTCCCGATTTTGATCAGGTCACGGTTCAGTTGGACTTGGAAGGATTTAACGAGGCGGAGCAGCCTTATATCGGTAACAAGGATGCTCCGATCACTATTGTTGAATTTTCTGATTACAAGTGTCCGGCCTGCAAAAGGTGGAATGAGGAAGTACTTCCCGAGCTGAAGCGGGAATATTTGGATACAGGCAAGGCTGTGTTTTATTATGTGGACTATCCTTTTCTTGCACCGGACTCCAACTTGGCGGCGTTAGCGGGGGAGACGCTGTATCAGCAAAACCAGGAGTATTTTTGGACTTATCATCATAAAATGAGCGAATTTCAGGGGAAAAAGGATGACACCTGGGCAACGAAAGCCTTTATTCTTGATTTAGTGCGCACCCATATCCCGGAAGCGGATATAGAGAAGTTTGAGCGTGAATTGGACAACCAGACTTATAGTGCCAATGTAAAAAAGGATCTTATGATCGTGGAGCATTACCAAGTCCGAGGAACGCCGACGGTGTTCGTTAATGGAATAGAGGTCGAAGATGCTTCATTTGCCGGTATTCAAGCGGCGATTGAGGGTATTGAGAATCCATAG
- a CDS encoding MFS transporter: protein MDDKKGDLFALASIPLIMTLGNSMLIPILPQISRELHVTSLQVSMLITVYAVVAILLIPIAGYLSDKFGRKMIIIPSLIIAGVGGAVSGAASWFAEGAAVYWIILSGRLLQGIGAAGAFPIVLPLVGDMFDDDEEVSHSLGIIETSNTFGKVLSPILGALLGAWLWYVPFLAIPVLCLISLLLVIFMVKEPKRKEKAKPFGEFWSSVKKVFQEKGRWLYAIFAIGCICMFLLFGVLFYLSEQLESKHGLDGVLKGLVLAIPLAALCLAAYFTGKKIGNNKKLMKWCGVVGLVMSTGALFGIGFFNNIYFVIACLIVCGAGIGIVLPSSDALITEGIEKSLRGTITSIYGSMRFIGVSLGPPVVSLLIKAGHMTLFFVIAGVSLAAVILLLIMVKPESDQGKGRVKKTVRPAHES, encoded by the coding sequence ATGGATGACAAAAAAGGGGATTTATTCGCTCTTGCTTCCATACCATTAATTATGACACTTGGGAATTCAATGCTCATTCCGATATTACCCCAAATTTCACGTGAGCTGCATGTTACGTCCCTCCAGGTCAGCATGCTTATCACGGTCTACGCGGTGGTCGCCATCCTGCTTATACCGATTGCTGGTTATTTATCGGACAAGTTCGGCAGGAAAATGATCATTATCCCGAGCTTGATCATAGCTGGTGTCGGTGGGGCGGTTTCCGGGGCGGCAAGCTGGTTTGCAGAGGGGGCGGCGGTATATTGGATCATACTGTCTGGGCGCCTGCTGCAGGGAATCGGAGCTGCCGGAGCATTCCCCATCGTCCTTCCGCTTGTCGGCGACATGTTCGACGATGATGAGGAAGTCAGTCATAGCCTGGGAATCATCGAAACATCCAACACATTTGGTAAAGTGCTAAGTCCGATCTTGGGTGCTCTTCTTGGCGCATGGCTCTGGTATGTGCCTTTTCTGGCAATTCCCGTTTTGTGTCTTATTTCGTTGCTGCTCGTCATATTTATGGTGAAGGAGCCGAAGCGAAAGGAAAAGGCGAAGCCGTTTGGGGAATTTTGGAGTTCGGTGAAAAAAGTGTTTCAAGAAAAGGGCCGCTGGCTATACGCTATTTTTGCAATCGGTTGTATTTGCATGTTTCTATTGTTTGGCGTACTTTTCTATTTATCTGAACAATTGGAGAGCAAGCATGGTCTTGACGGCGTGTTGAAGGGGTTGGTCCTGGCTATTCCACTCGCTGCTCTATGTCTTGCTGCTTATTTTACGGGTAAAAAAATCGGCAATAACAAAAAACTGATGAAATGGTGCGGGGTTGTTGGTTTAGTCATGTCCACGGGAGCTCTTTTTGGCATTGGCTTTTTTAACAACATATATTTTGTTATTGCTTGCTTGATCGTATGCGGCGCGGGGATTGGTATCGTTCTGCCTAGTTCGGATGCTTTGATTACCGAAGGCATTGAGAAATCTTTGCGTGGAACAATCACCTCTATTTATGGAAGTATGCGATTTATCGGCGTGTCGTTAGGCCCCCCGGTCGTATCGTTACTGATTAAAGCAGGGCATATGACGTTGTTTTTTGTAATCGCCGGTGTGTCGCTCGCCGCCGTTATTCTACTGTTAATCATGGTCAAACCAGAATCGGATCAAGGCAAGGGAAGAGTCAAAAAGACCGTGCGTCCAGCTCATGAATCTTAA
- the helD gene encoding RNA polymerase recycling motor HelD, with the protein MNSTDKDWQEEQLRVEIVADQIEKRIRGLEQEVSVVREDVVGMRRDFWDEVTVNFSEADDVGETSTSLRQQSQVLNDRERSHRHASVALGKMKRLQQSPYFGRIDFAEDGGEKESIYLGIASLLAEGDEEFLVYDWRAPISNLYYDGVPGPASYMTPSGMIEGTMSLKRQFVIHGRIIKLMFDTGVTIGDEMLQQVLSRSSDAQMKSIVATIQKEQNRIIRNDHSRMLIVQGAAGSGKTSAALQRVAYLLYKHREHLNADQMILFSPNPMFNSYVSTVLPELGEENMQQTTFQEYLEHRLGREFQLEDPFVQIEYVLTGTEDEDYAHRISGIRYKSSPLYLEAVNRYKRWLEKKGMKFRPIRFQGKTVVDAEEISRQFYSYDSAITLANRCELLKDWLLKEISAFGKSELDAPWVEEQIQLLDAEDYQRAYQRMRRKQRGAGASFNDYEDEKEILGRMVVSDRLKPLRRWVKALRFVDITKLYTQLFSDVNMAAELGFEALPEDWSAIGRQTVEKIRAGEMFYEDATPFLYLKELVLGFRSNTDIRHVIIDEAQDYSPFQLFFLKRLFPRARMTALGDLNQAIYAHASVLQQSATLTDLYGTEESELIVLKQSYRSTRQIVEFTKGMIAGGEDIIPFNREGEKPLVRVFADRETLHSEIKRDLSALRTAGYETIAVICKTAEQSEQVYGMLTNDLPVKLIKKTTMSFEKGIHIIPAYLAKGVEFDAVLIYDGSNDNYTREAERKLFYTACTRAMHLLHIYTIGEPSRFVNESEPHTYTRS; encoded by the coding sequence TTGAATAGTACGGATAAAGATTGGCAGGAAGAGCAGCTTCGTGTTGAAATTGTTGCCGATCAAATTGAGAAGCGTATTCGTGGTCTTGAACAGGAAGTAAGCGTTGTACGTGAGGATGTTGTCGGCATGCGCAGGGATTTTTGGGATGAAGTCACTGTCAACTTCAGCGAAGCCGACGATGTTGGTGAAACCTCCACCAGCTTACGGCAGCAATCGCAGGTTCTGAATGACCGGGAGAGAAGTCATCGGCATGCTTCTGTAGCTTTAGGGAAAATGAAACGGCTCCAGCAATCTCCGTATTTCGGTCGCATCGATTTCGCCGAGGATGGTGGGGAGAAGGAATCGATTTATTTGGGAATCGCCTCCTTGCTGGCAGAAGGAGATGAGGAGTTCCTTGTATATGATTGGCGCGCACCGATCTCCAATTTGTATTATGACGGTGTACCTGGTCCAGCCTCTTATATGACACCTTCGGGGATGATTGAGGGAACGATGTCGCTTAAACGCCAGTTCGTTATTCATGGGCGCATTATTAAGCTGATGTTCGATACGGGAGTTACGATCGGCGATGAGATGCTCCAGCAGGTGCTCAGCCGAAGCTCGGATGCGCAAATGAAGAGCATTGTGGCTACGATCCAAAAGGAACAGAACCGAATTATACGCAACGATCACAGCCGGATGCTGATTGTTCAAGGCGCGGCGGGGAGTGGGAAGACTTCGGCAGCACTTCAGCGAGTTGCTTATTTGCTATATAAGCATCGTGAGCATTTGAACGCGGATCAGATGATTTTGTTCTCGCCCAATCCGATGTTCAATAGCTATGTCTCTACCGTACTCCCGGAGCTTGGCGAGGAGAATATGCAACAGACGACGTTTCAAGAATATTTGGAGCATCGTTTAGGCCGAGAATTCCAGCTTGAGGATCCATTCGTGCAAATCGAATATGTTCTAACGGGTACGGAGGATGAGGATTACGCCCATCGCATTAGCGGAATTCGTTATAAATCTTCCCCTTTATATCTTGAGGCGGTAAATCGATATAAGCGTTGGTTGGAAAAGAAGGGCATGAAGTTTCGTCCGATTCGTTTTCAAGGCAAGACCGTGGTGGACGCCGAGGAAATCTCTCGCCAATTTTATAGTTATGATTCCGCTATTACCTTGGCGAACCGTTGCGAATTGTTAAAGGATTGGCTGCTGAAGGAAATTTCTGCTTTTGGAAAAAGCGAGTTGGACGCACCGTGGGTCGAGGAGCAGATCCAGCTTCTCGATGCGGAGGATTATCAGCGGGCATACCAGCGCATGCGCCGTAAACAACGGGGAGCTGGGGCTTCGTTCAACGATTATGAGGATGAGAAGGAAATTCTCGGCCGCATGGTTGTGAGCGATCGATTGAAACCTTTGCGCCGTTGGGTAAAGGCTTTACGCTTCGTCGATATCACTAAGCTGTATACACAGCTATTTAGTGACGTCAACATGGCAGCTGAACTAGGGTTTGAAGCGCTTCCTGAGGATTGGAGCGCCATCGGCCGGCAGACTGTGGAAAAAATTCGGGCAGGCGAAATGTTTTATGAAGACGCCACCCCGTTTCTATATCTAAAGGAGCTGGTGCTGGGCTTCCGTTCGAATACAGATATTCGCCATGTGATCATTGATGAAGCTCAGGATTATTCGCCGTTTCAATTGTTCTTCCTTAAGCGGCTGTTTCCGCGTGCGCGAATGACGGCGCTCGGCGATTTGAACCAAGCGATTTATGCCCATGCCTCCGTGTTACAGCAGTCTGCGACCCTGACTGACTTATATGGAACAGAGGAAAGCGAGCTTATTGTATTGAAGCAGAGCTACCGTTCGACGCGGCAAATCGTTGAATTTACGAAAGGGATGATTGCCGGAGGAGAAGATATAATCCCTTTTAATCGTGAAGGCGAGAAGCCGCTTGTTAGAGTATTCGCGGATCGGGAGACATTGCACTCTGAAATTAAGCGGGATCTGTCCGCTTTACGGACAGCCGGGTATGAGACGATTGCGGTTATTTGCAAGACGGCCGAGCAGAGTGAGCAGGTATATGGGATGCTAACGAATGACTTGCCTGTCAAGCTGATTAAGAAAACCACGATGTCCTTCGAGAAGGGGATTCATATCATTCCAGCCTACCTGGCGAAGGGTGTGGAGTTCGACGCTGTCCTTATCTACGATGGCTCAAATGATAACTATACGAGAGAGGCAGAACGCAAATTATTCTATACGGCATGTACGAGAGCGATGCATCTGCTGCATATTTACACGATTGGGGAACCAAGCCGTTTTGTGAACGAGAGTGAGCCACACACCTATACCCGATCTTAA
- a CDS encoding FUSC family protein has product MTFGARMLKTGIAVTLALYVVFWFDLSSPVIAAVAAIFAMQPSIYRSWRYLLDQLQTNTLGAVLAMAGGAIFSNEPIAVGLMCILVIMICIRLKMGETIGVTLVTVVAVMEASGQWEFALTRFTLILVGIISAFVINIVVYPPKPRVQYENQTKKTFDQLSILLRTAISSEMKESVFRNQKRELEEMINSIRDTYKMMEEDQKKLKKPKFSNSRQLVVYKQILRTLRKGYEVLDAIEQYYFQASRPQEVNEEFDMHLEKLIKFHEHIMLKFEGKLKPNARETEWYERENDRFQRSMLDRFAGQREGILRLSIVSAKIYEYGHQLQRLNRLADHSDMPASHLHDK; this is encoded by the coding sequence TGACGTTTGGAGCCAGAATGCTCAAAACCGGAATTGCAGTAACACTAGCACTTTATGTAGTCTTCTGGTTTGATTTATCATCACCTGTAATCGCGGCAGTAGCGGCTATCTTTGCGATGCAGCCGTCGATCTATCGCTCATGGAGATACTTGCTGGACCAACTGCAGACGAATACCCTTGGTGCCGTACTCGCCATGGCGGGAGGCGCAATATTCTCGAATGAACCGATCGCGGTTGGCCTAATGTGCATACTCGTAATTATGATTTGTATTCGCTTAAAGATGGGCGAGACGATCGGCGTGACACTCGTTACGGTCGTTGCAGTCATGGAGGCATCCGGACAGTGGGAATTTGCGCTTACCCGGTTTACGTTGATTTTAGTAGGGATCATCTCCGCTTTCGTCATAAATATCGTCGTATACCCCCCTAAACCAAGGGTTCAATATGAGAATCAGACAAAGAAGACGTTCGACCAATTATCCATTCTGCTTCGTACGGCAATTTCAAGTGAAATGAAAGAAAGTGTATTCCGCAATCAGAAGCGGGAACTGGAAGAAATGATTAATTCTATCCGAGATACTTATAAGATGATGGAAGAAGATCAGAAAAAATTAAAAAAGCCTAAGTTTAGCAACAGCCGCCAATTGGTCGTATATAAGCAAATATTGCGGACGCTCCGCAAAGGTTATGAGGTGTTGGATGCCATTGAACAGTATTATTTTCAGGCGTCTCGCCCGCAGGAAGTCAATGAGGAGTTTGATATGCATTTAGAGAAACTAATCAAATTTCATGAGCATATCATGCTGAAGTTTGAGGGCAAGCTGAAGCCTAATGCTCGGGAGACGGAATGGTACGAGCGGGAAAATGACAGGTTTCAGCGAAGCATGCTAGATCGTTTTGCCGGGCAGCGGGAGGGAATACTTCGATTATCTATCGTTTCGGCGAAAATTTATGAATATGGTCACCAACTGCAGCGTTTAAATCGGCTTGCTGATCATTCCGATATGCCAGCTTCGCATTTACATGACAAGTAG